A DNA window from Bacteroides cellulosilyticus contains the following coding sequences:
- a CDS encoding glycoside hydrolase family 30 protein, producing MRKVSYLFIYVFLFSLLVNGSACGSDNDETNPPKTPDGENPEPPVGLQAYMLTTTDTRTYDLKESTVEFESQASMSPKNILLNPQQTYQTMQGFGAALTGSSAFCLKLMKQEDRTAFLKKTYSQTEGYGSSYVRIAIGCSDFSLREYTCCDTPGIENFALTSEETDYVIPILKEIIAINPNIRILASPWTCPLWMKDYQKYPVYQNREYTAGQLKPEYYADYATYFVKWVQAFQAAGIPINAVTIQNEPLNNKNSASLVMEWKEQRDFVKVLGPAFEAAGLSTRIYAYDHNYNYDNKGDQNGYPYQIYNDPEAAKYLTGAAYHDYGGNRSELLNVYQRAPEKDLIFTESSIGTWNNGHDLSKTLLSNMESIGIGTINNYCSAVTIWNLMLETDFNGAVPSNNGGQPNRPGGCQTCFGAVDLNMSDLKTIYMNSHYYMICHLSAVVKPDAVRIGTSGYTDNDIAYSAFKNTDGSYAFVIINKSSSAKSIVLTAPDAAGKKHSANCTLQPRSVNSFKWK from the coding sequence ATGAGAAAAGTATCTTATTTATTCATTTATGTGTTCCTATTCAGCCTGTTGGTTAATGGCAGTGCATGCGGATCGGACAACGATGAAACAAATCCCCCCAAAACACCTGATGGAGAAAATCCGGAGCCCCCTGTCGGTCTGCAAGCCTACATGCTTACCACCACCGACACCCGTACCTATGATCTAAAGGAGTCCACAGTAGAATTCGAATCCCAGGCCAGCATGTCGCCTAAAAACATTCTGCTGAATCCACAGCAGACCTACCAAACTATGCAGGGATTCGGAGCGGCGCTCACTGGTTCGTCAGCCTTTTGCCTAAAACTGATGAAACAGGAAGACCGAACAGCCTTCCTTAAAAAAACTTATTCGCAGACCGAAGGCTACGGAAGTAGCTATGTGCGCATTGCTATCGGCTGTTCTGACTTCTCCTTAAGAGAATATACCTGCTGCGACACACCGGGTATAGAGAACTTCGCCCTGACTTCGGAAGAAACAGATTACGTGATACCTATATTAAAGGAAATCATAGCCATCAACCCGAATATCCGCATACTGGCTTCACCCTGGACCTGCCCCCTATGGATGAAAGACTATCAGAAATACCCTGTCTACCAAAACCGGGAATACACCGCCGGGCAGCTGAAACCCGAATACTATGCCGACTATGCCACCTACTTCGTGAAATGGGTACAAGCATTCCAGGCAGCCGGCATCCCCATCAACGCCGTCACCATACAGAACGAGCCCCTCAACAACAAGAACTCGGCCTCGCTGGTGATGGAATGGAAAGAACAGCGTGACTTCGTGAAAGTGCTGGGCCCCGCCTTCGAGGCCGCCGGACTTTCCACCAGAATCTACGCCTACGACCACAACTACAACTACGACAACAAAGGCGATCAGAATGGTTATCCCTACCAGATATACAACGATCCCGAAGCAGCCAAGTACCTGACCGGAGCCGCCTACCACGACTATGGAGGCAACCGCAGCGAACTGCTCAACGTCTACCAGCGTGCCCCCGAGAAGGACCTGATCTTTACAGAATCCTCCATCGGCACTTGGAATAACGGCCACGACTTGTCCAAAACTCTACTTTCCAATATGGAAAGCATCGGCATAGGCACCATCAACAACTATTGCAGCGCAGTGACCATCTGGAACCTGATGCTGGAGACAGACTTCAACGGAGCCGTACCCAGCAACAACGGCGGACAACCTAACCGTCCCGGCGGATGCCAAACCTGCTTCGGAGCCGTAGACCTGAACATGAGCGACTTGAAGACCATTTACATGAATTCGCACTACTACATGATCTGTCACCTCTCAGCAGTGGTAAAGCCCGATGCCGTACGAATCGGGACAAGCGGATACACTGACAATGACATTGCCTACAGCGCTTTCAAAAACACGGACGGGAGCTATGCCTTTGTCATCATCAATAAAAGTAGTTCGGCCAAGAGTATCGTGCTCACCGCCCCCGATGCCGCAGGCAAGAAGCACTCGGCAAACTGTACCCTACAGCCGCGCTCGGTAAACTCTTTCAAATGGAAATAA
- a CDS encoding DUF5125 domain-containing protein — protein sequence MRNRFLLGMMVLSLIGMTSCKDEIDQFDDHGSSTIVSFVGSEKAYMGDSITFDFEVKSGGVKINQAKVQLYYGEEMVSEAFYSLKADGKYSGKVLAPYQKNTPDGDAKVILRIQNERFSNDSKEMTVAIERPKYQSLKLVAANGKEYTMTPVPGKEYEYKAREAFPADMEASIIAPAYSDGTDNPYLQGNDLLFGMDNGKIALNATKDIGFETTGYDEDGKYEITFNTLTFEGAPFPKFGIRFDTQNKFMEFDGSGNVFYVETEFKKDDIIKISGIKEEYAELWKNPTWFDLVNEDETLLHFRGRDGKYKLTLDKGMKAIMMEQLENASSSSTQNATAMWVIGNDKIGFPSYAQNNINWNTGKAFNLVPLTDTKYELIMLVGQNVNGVNFKFFGQKGWGLEWKGPGAYSAKEGGNYIKYASDGNFNANDTWPSGKYMVMTVETSTNPNGLWIKALDELPLYEMGE from the coding sequence ATGAGAAATCGATTTTTGCTCGGCATGATGGTACTCAGCCTTATAGGCATGACATCGTGCAAAGATGAGATTGACCAGTTCGATGATCACGGCAGCTCGACTATCGTATCCTTTGTAGGCAGTGAAAAAGCTTACATGGGCGATAGCATCACCTTCGACTTCGAGGTGAAAAGCGGAGGCGTGAAAATCAATCAGGCCAAGGTTCAACTCTACTATGGAGAAGAAATGGTATCCGAAGCCTTCTACAGTCTGAAGGCCGACGGAAAGTACAGCGGTAAAGTACTGGCTCCCTACCAGAAAAACACACCTGACGGAGATGCAAAGGTTATATTGCGTATCCAGAACGAGCGTTTCAGCAACGACAGTAAGGAAATGACCGTTGCTATCGAACGGCCCAAGTACCAATCATTAAAGTTGGTGGCTGCCAATGGCAAAGAATACACCATGACTCCTGTTCCCGGCAAAGAGTATGAATACAAAGCACGTGAAGCTTTCCCGGCCGACATGGAAGCATCTATCATAGCACCGGCCTATTCTGACGGAACAGACAACCCCTACCTGCAAGGAAACGACTTGCTCTTCGGTATGGATAATGGCAAGATTGCCCTTAATGCTACCAAAGACATCGGCTTTGAAACCACAGGTTATGATGAAGACGGCAAGTATGAAATTACATTCAACACCCTGACTTTTGAAGGTGCCCCATTCCCGAAATTCGGTATACGCTTCGACACACAGAACAAGTTTATGGAATTCGACGGATCGGGCAATGTATTCTACGTTGAAACCGAATTCAAGAAGGACGACATCATCAAAATCAGCGGCATCAAAGAAGAGTATGCCGAGCTTTGGAAGAACCCTACCTGGTTTGACCTCGTAAATGAAGACGAAACTCTGCTCCACTTCCGCGGAAGAGACGGTAAGTACAAACTCACGCTGGATAAAGGTATGAAAGCAATCATGATGGAACAGTTGGAAAACGCTTCTTCATCAAGCACACAGAATGCCACTGCCATGTGGGTGATTGGTAACGATAAGATAGGATTCCCATCATACGCTCAGAACAACATTAACTGGAACACGGGCAAAGCATTCAACCTGGTTCCGCTCACCGACACCAAGTATGAACTGATAATGCTTGTAGGACAAAACGTAAATGGCGTCAACTTCAAGTTCTTCGGACAGAAAGGATGGGGATTGGAATGGAAAGGCCCCGGAGCATATAGTGCAAAAGAAGGTGGCAACTATATCAAATACGCCAGTGACGGTAACTTCAACGCCAACGATACTTGGCCATCCGGCAAATACATGGTGATGACTGTAGAAACCAGCACCAATCCGAACGGACTCTGGATAAAGGCCTTGGACGAGCTCCCCTTGTACGAAATGGGCGAATGA
- a CDS encoding transcriptional regulator, which yields MKRKYLLFYILLFFISVPVSAGWQRPVTNYTRHTYKAGNQNWSIQQHDNGWIYVANNKGLLEFDGVEWNTYPIHNAKTRAVKVGHDGRIYIGGMEQFGYFTPNRLGGLEYTCLSDSLSPNVNVGVIWNILLDGDRVYFQSDRRFFYWEEGVVKKIDYSSEIYTSFILRNKLYITSAEGLLMLNGTGFIPVLGPLGIGATVKVGGLLPHTDSLLMVTRDNGLFIYDGTAFKKYNTVAEEFCRKNRVFCAALQDSLLALGTIQGGVCLLNLKTNEMEIISTENGLQNKTVLSMLFDKTGNLWLGLDNGIDCIHLKARLASLYGGKPVIGSGYASCNYQGKYYFATNQGLYRSTLPGQLNQRNPIDFVPGTGGQMWSLHQYDDKLFCCSDNGIFIMDGDHMEHLNNPKGVWGIVSVDDRKDVLIAGTYSGLYLLMKRGTSWRVESYIEGFTRSCKDMLMEDSTHILWVGNKENGVCRLTLADDLRKVEKMKDYNNIIFPRGYDACLLRVKDEVTIASHYGLWQYNRSRDTLEACIWLEQLLEGKAAYTYMKIDSLQNIWYVADGTLKVLHYDANKQEYRRVTNEQFLKGALIENFEDVNLYKANKVVAGTEEGFSLITLDSLPVQQMPLTLQIRKVYLTGLRDSLIYGRSYLYDTAPIVIPYSQNSMRIEYSVNNFNKAHTVLYSYQLSTGGEKGIWSEYSENNMKEFTGLHEGKYVFSVKLFTDGSQEPVESSFVFEILPPWYRTWWSYLVYSVVIVLLFYYVYYRISVGRKRLLMQKELELYRQEQKFQKESDLKDRKIDSLQEENLQSELRHKSEELIRTTLNIVRKNEILLDIKKEVLGISHSISEENLVSLRRKTLRLLGQIDTNIEHDDDLQAFQSTFDSVHHDFFKKLEEAYPELNNKEKLLCAYIKMNLLSKEIAPLLNISLRGVEISRYRLRKKLGLEEGANLAEFLQKFSK from the coding sequence ATGAAACGAAAATACCTTCTCTTTTATATTCTTCTCTTTTTTATATCTGTTCCCGTAAGTGCCGGATGGCAACGTCCGGTGACGAATTATACCCGACACACTTATAAAGCCGGCAATCAGAATTGGAGTATTCAGCAGCATGATAATGGTTGGATATATGTAGCTAACAACAAAGGCTTATTGGAATTTGACGGTGTGGAGTGGAATACATATCCGATTCATAATGCCAAAACACGTGCTGTGAAAGTAGGACATGACGGGCGAATTTATATCGGTGGAATGGAGCAATTTGGCTATTTTACTCCAAATCGTCTTGGTGGGTTGGAGTATACTTGCCTTTCTGATAGTTTATCTCCCAATGTGAATGTCGGAGTCATCTGGAATATCTTATTAGACGGAGACCGGGTGTATTTTCAATCGGACCGTCGTTTCTTTTATTGGGAAGAGGGCGTTGTGAAGAAAATAGATTATTCTTCAGAGATTTACACTTCGTTTATCTTACGTAACAAACTGTATATCACTTCTGCCGAAGGATTGCTAATGTTGAATGGAACAGGGTTTATACCCGTTCTTGGTCCTTTGGGGATAGGAGCGACTGTCAAAGTCGGTGGATTGTTACCTCATACGGACAGTTTGTTGATGGTAACCCGGGATAACGGATTGTTTATTTACGATGGCACTGCTTTTAAGAAATATAATACTGTAGCCGAGGAATTTTGCCGTAAAAATAGAGTTTTCTGTGCTGCATTGCAAGATTCGTTGTTGGCGTTGGGTACTATTCAGGGTGGAGTTTGTCTTTTAAATCTGAAGACGAATGAGATGGAAATCATATCTACGGAAAATGGCTTGCAGAACAAAACGGTGTTGAGCATGTTGTTTGATAAGACTGGCAACCTATGGCTGGGACTGGATAATGGGATTGACTGCATTCATTTGAAAGCAAGGCTTGCTTCACTTTATGGAGGTAAACCTGTGATTGGTTCGGGATATGCATCTTGTAATTATCAGGGTAAATACTATTTCGCAACGAATCAAGGGTTGTATCGTTCTACTCTCCCAGGGCAGTTAAACCAGAGAAATCCCATAGACTTCGTGCCGGGTACAGGAGGTCAGATGTGGTCACTTCACCAATATGACGATAAGTTGTTCTGTTGTTCGGATAATGGTATCTTTATTATGGATGGAGATCATATGGAACATCTCAACAATCCCAAAGGAGTATGGGGAATTGTATCGGTGGATGACCGTAAGGATGTGTTGATTGCAGGCACTTATAGTGGACTGTATTTGCTCATGAAGAGAGGGACGAGTTGGAGGGTAGAAAGCTATATAGAGGGGTTTACCCGTTCGTGCAAAGATATGTTGATGGAAGATTCGACTCATATATTGTGGGTTGGAAATAAAGAAAATGGGGTTTGCCGTTTGACTTTGGCAGATGATTTAAGAAAGGTGGAAAAGATGAAAGACTATAATAACATCATCTTTCCACGTGGATATGATGCTTGTTTGTTACGGGTGAAAGATGAAGTTACTATAGCTTCACATTATGGTCTGTGGCAGTATAATCGGAGCCGTGATACGTTGGAAGCATGTATTTGGCTGGAACAGTTATTAGAAGGAAAGGCAGCATATACCTATATGAAGATAGATTCATTACAAAATATCTGGTATGTAGCAGATGGCACATTGAAAGTATTGCATTATGATGCCAATAAGCAGGAGTATCGCCGGGTAACTAATGAACAGTTCTTGAAAGGAGCATTGATAGAAAACTTTGAAGATGTAAATCTTTATAAAGCCAACAAGGTAGTGGCAGGAACAGAGGAAGGTTTTTCACTGATCACACTGGACAGCCTGCCGGTGCAACAAATGCCGTTGACATTGCAAATCAGGAAAGTCTACTTAACGGGATTGCGTGATTCGCTTATTTATGGCCGCAGTTATTTGTATGATACGGCGCCGATAGTGATTCCTTATTCTCAAAATTCAATGCGGATAGAATATAGTGTAAACAACTTCAATAAGGCACACACAGTGCTATATTCTTATCAGTTAAGTACGGGTGGTGAGAAAGGAATCTGGAGTGAATACAGTGAGAATAATATGAAAGAGTTTACAGGACTGCATGAAGGAAAGTATGTATTCAGTGTGAAATTGTTTACTGACGGCAGTCAGGAACCGGTGGAAAGCTCGTTTGTCTTTGAGATATTGCCACCGTGGTATCGCACATGGTGGAGTTATCTGGTTTATTCGGTAGTGATAGTGTTACTGTTTTATTATGTGTATTATCGTATCTCAGTAGGGCGTAAGCGCTTGTTAATGCAAAAAGAACTGGAACTCTATCGACAGGAACAAAAGTTCCAGAAAGAGAGTGACCTGAAAGATCGGAAGATAGATTCACTGCAAGAAGAAAACCTACAGTCGGAATTGCGTCATAAATCGGAGGAACTGATTCGTACTACTTTGAACATCGTACGTAAGAATGAAATCCTATTGGATATAAAAAAGGAAGTACTGGGCATCTCCCATTCCATCAGCGAAGAGAATCTGGTTTCTCTTCGTCGGAAAACACTTCGCCTGTTGGGACAGATTGATACGAACATCGAGCATGATGACGATTTACAGGCATTCCAAAGTACCTTTGATTCGGTACATCATGATTTCTTCAAAAAATTGGAAGAAGCATATCCGGAACTGAACAACAAGGAAAAGTTACTTTGTGCTTATATCAAGATGAATTTGCTTTCTAAAGAGATTGCTCCATTGTTGAATATTTCTTTGCGCGGGGTAGAAATAAGTCGTTATCGCTTGCGTAAGAAGCTGGGACTGGAAGAAGGAGCGAATCTTGCGGAATTTTTGCAGAAGTTCTCAAAATGA